In Humulus lupulus chromosome 7, drHumLupu1.1, whole genome shotgun sequence, the following are encoded in one genomic region:
- the LOC133789517 gene encoding uncharacterized protein LOC133789517 → MLTSMVNTLKTKMENVETAYEIMDQLQDMFGAKSAQTRFEATKKYANARMAPSQHVHDHLIKMTNYFQEAELHGAIIDEETQVGLILNSLSPAFLPFTTNYVLNKLNYGLTQLMNELQTFESIMCGPSKGGEKKTTTTTAANPAKAEANQASSSKVGNKRKGGQNNNPKPAKAAKASAQPSAQTPKGKNKKNKKGKGKCFHCKEKGHWKQDRPKFLADKNKAF, encoded by the exons atgttgactagtatggtcaacactctcaagacaaagatggagaatgtcgagacagcctacgaaatcatggatcagctccaagacatgtttggtgccaagtcagcgcagactcgttttgaggccaccaagaaatatgccaatgctcgaatggcaccttctcaacatgttcatgatcacctgatcaagatgacaaactactttcaggaagctgaacttcacggagccataatagatgaggaaactcaggttggcttaatcctcaacagtctttctccagctttccttccattcaccaccaactatgtgttgaataaactcaactatggtctaacgcagctcatgaatgagcttcagacttttgagtctatcatgtgtggacctagtaagggaggagaaaagaagacaactactactactgctgctaatccagctaaggctgaagctaaccaagcttcgtcttcaaaagttggaaacaagaggaaaggtgggcaaaacaacaaccccaagcctgcaaaggctgcaaaggcgagtgcacaaccaagtgcacagacgcctaaggggaaaaacaagaaaaacaagaaaggtaaaggtaaatgttttcactgcaaagagaaagggcattggaaacaagatcgccccaagtttctagcagataaaaacaaag ctttttga